A single Bacteroidales bacterium DNA region contains:
- a CDS encoding M23 family metallopeptidase, protein MAEKENNNNKPGLLQRLKNKYRLIIFNDDTFEEVWFMRLSRLNLLAVVGSGTILLIALVSLLIAYTPVREFIPGYPEANVRRKMVENYQKLDSLEKELSLRSQYIDNISTVMSGGVPENPAETYDTTVNDRNVTFQTSRDDSLLREQIEQKERYSLAVNYQESTGRDLSQIHFFTPCKGLVTNSFNARENHFGTDIVAGENNVVKAALEGTVTMANWTLKTGYIIQIQHKDNLLTVYKHNAELLKQVGDHVEAGEAIAVIGNSGELSSGPHLHFELWRNGTPLDPEKYIVF, encoded by the coding sequence ATGGCAGAAAAGGAAAACAATAACAATAAGCCTGGCCTGCTTCAGCGGTTAAAAAACAAGTACCGGCTGATCATCTTTAATGATGATACCTTTGAGGAAGTGTGGTTCATGCGATTGAGCCGTCTTAATCTACTTGCCGTAGTTGGAAGCGGTACCATACTGTTGATTGCACTGGTGAGCCTTCTGATTGCTTACACACCCGTCCGGGAATTCATACCCGGTTATCCCGAGGCCAATGTAAGACGTAAAATGGTAGAGAATTATCAGAAGCTGGATTCGCTCGAAAAGGAGCTTTCTCTGAGATCTCAATATATAGACAATATTTCTACGGTAATGAGCGGAGGGGTACCCGAAAACCCAGCCGAAACATACGATACAACTGTCAATGACCGGAATGTAACTTTTCAAACCTCCCGGGATGACTCGTTGCTTCGTGAACAAATTGAACAGAAGGAAAGATATTCCCTGGCGGTGAATTATCAGGAATCTACCGGAAGGGACTTGTCCCAGATCCATTTTTTTACACCTTGCAAAGGCTTGGTAACGAATTCTTTTAATGCAAGGGAAAATCATTTTGGAACTGACATTGTAGCGGGGGAGAATAATGTGGTGAAAGCAGCCCTGGAAGGTACGGTGACCATGGCCAACTGGACCCTTAAGACCGGATATATCATTCAGATACAACATAAAGACAATCTTTTAACCGTTTATAAGCACAATGCAGAATTGTTGAAACAGGTAGGCGATCATGTAGAAGCAGGTGAAGCCATTGCTGTCATCGGAAATTCCGGTGAATTAAGCAGCGGTCCTCATCTGCATTTTGAGCTTTGGAGAAACGGTACCCCCCTCGATCCGGAAAAATACATCGTTTTTTAA